From the Pseudomonas baltica genome, one window contains:
- a CDS encoding DUF979 domain-containing protein, translated as MIISIQYLYWLAGVMLAIATVMILADRAHPKRWTTGLFWGLFAIAFLVGERLPPVVVGIGVLAMALLAGMGGVGIGSHRELDGERRLASVKRLGSKLFIPALAIPLITVIVAMGLKSFKIGDLFLLDPANSTFVALGVGSLIALVLACWLTRDTPIQSMRESRRLIEALGWALVLPQMLAMLGLMFNDAGVGKAVAHLATSYINLDYRLVAVMVYVLGMALFTMALGNGFAAFPVMTGGIGVPVLVGVFHANPAVMAAIGMFSGYCGTLMTPMAANYNMVPSALLELPDKYAVIKVQVPTALAMLVVNIVLLYVLM; from the coding sequence ATGATCATTTCCATTCAGTACCTGTATTGGCTGGCCGGGGTGATGCTGGCAATCGCCACCGTGATGATCCTTGCCGATCGCGCCCATCCCAAGCGCTGGACCACCGGGTTGTTCTGGGGCTTGTTCGCCATTGCCTTTCTGGTAGGGGAACGCTTGCCGCCAGTAGTGGTAGGCATAGGTGTGCTGGCCATGGCGCTGTTGGCGGGCATGGGGGGCGTCGGTATCGGCAGCCATCGTGAACTCGATGGCGAGCGCCGCCTGGCTAGCGTCAAGCGTCTGGGCAGCAAGCTGTTCATCCCGGCCCTGGCAATTCCGCTGATCACGGTGATCGTGGCGATGGGCTTGAAGTCGTTCAAGATCGGCGATCTGTTCCTGCTCGATCCGGCCAACAGCACGTTCGTGGCCTTGGGTGTCGGCAGTCTGATCGCGCTGGTGCTGGCCTGCTGGCTGACCCGCGACACGCCGATTCAGTCGATGCGCGAGTCGCGCCGCCTGATCGAGGCGCTGGGCTGGGCACTGGTGCTGCCGCAGATGCTGGCGATGCTCGGGTTGATGTTCAATGACGCTGGGGTCGGCAAGGCGGTGGCCCATCTGGCGACCTCCTACATCAATCTGGATTACCGACTGGTGGCGGTGATGGTCTATGTGCTCGGCATGGCGCTGTTCACCATGGCGCTGGGTAACGGCTTTGCGGCGTTCCCGGTGATGACCGGTGGCATCGGTGTACCGGTGCTGGTGGGGGTGTTCCATGCCAACCCGGCAGTGATGGCGGCGATCGGCATGTTCTCCGGTTACTGCGGCACGTTGATGACGCCGATGGCGGCCAACTACAACATGGTGCCCTCGGCCTTGCTGGAATTGCCGGACAAGTACGCGGTGATCAAGGTGCAGGTGCCGACGGCGCTGGCGATGCTGGTGGTCAATATCGTGTTGTTGTATGTATTGATGTAA
- a CDS encoding MFS transporter, which translates to MTTLSPTAALDTQDPVRASLISARIDRLPAVATIWRLVALLSIGGFFELYDLFQTAYISPGLIKEGIFATGAQGAFGLSDQAAFASATFLGLFLGASLLSQFADRFGRRAIFTFALLWYTVATVLMGLQDHAMGIIVCRFLVGIGLGIELVTIDAYLSELVPKRMRTSAFAFAFFIQFASVPAVALMSWWLVPQAPFGVSGWRWVVFASAVFALFIWWLRKRLPESPRWLAQQGRLDEADRVLRDIEQRCAADYRKKADAPLPEPEVEQVQVVSTGRFSDIWQPPYRRRALMLIVFNIFQAIGFFGFGNWLPALLAGQGMSVTHSLGYAFIITLAYPLGPLLFVRVANRFENKWQIVGSAIGTMIFGTLFAVQTSPLGLVACGVGVTFCNAWLTFSYHSYQCEMFPTHIRARAVGFCYSFSRLSTVFSSLMIGFFLEHLGTPGVLAFIVTSMLIVTLTIGGFGPRTRNLALENIAH; encoded by the coding sequence ATGACCACCCTCTCCCCCACTGCCGCGCTCGACACCCAAGACCCTGTCCGCGCTTCATTGATTTCCGCTCGCATCGACCGCCTGCCGGCCGTGGCGACTATCTGGCGACTGGTGGCGTTGCTCTCCATCGGCGGCTTCTTCGAGCTGTACGACCTATTCCAAACCGCCTACATCAGCCCTGGGCTGATCAAGGAAGGGATTTTCGCCACCGGCGCCCAGGGTGCCTTCGGGTTGTCGGACCAGGCGGCATTCGCCTCGGCCACCTTCCTCGGCCTGTTCCTGGGCGCCAGCCTGCTGAGTCAGTTCGCCGACCGCTTCGGCCGCCGCGCGATCTTCACCTTCGCCCTGCTGTGGTACACCGTGGCGACCGTGCTGATGGGACTTCAAGACCACGCCATGGGCATCATCGTCTGCCGCTTCCTGGTGGGCATCGGCCTGGGCATCGAACTGGTCACCATCGATGCCTACCTGTCGGAGCTGGTTCCCAAGCGCATGCGCACCTCGGCCTTCGCTTTTGCCTTCTTCATTCAATTCGCCTCAGTGCCGGCGGTCGCGCTGATGTCCTGGTGGCTGGTGCCGCAGGCGCCGTTCGGGGTGTCGGGCTGGCGCTGGGTGGTGTTCGCCAGTGCAGTGTTCGCGCTGTTCATCTGGTGGCTGCGCAAGCGTCTGCCCGAGTCGCCGCGCTGGCTGGCCCAGCAAGGCCGCCTCGATGAAGCCGATCGGGTGCTGAGAGACATCGAACAGCGCTGCGCCGCCGACTACCGAAAAAAAGCCGACGCGCCACTTCCCGAGCCAGAAGTCGAACAGGTGCAAGTGGTGAGCACCGGTCGCTTCAGCGATATCTGGCAGCCGCCGTATCGCCGCCGCGCGTTGATGCTGATCGTGTTCAATATCTTCCAGGCCATCGGTTTCTTCGGGTTCGGCAACTGGCTGCCGGCGCTGCTCGCGGGTCAGGGCATGAGCGTGACCCACAGCCTGGGGTACGCTTTCATCATTACCTTGGCCTATCCGTTGGGGCCATTGCTGTTCGTGCGCGTGGCCAACCGCTTCGAGAACAAATGGCAGATCGTCGGCTCGGCGATCGGCACCATGATCTTCGGCACCTTGTTCGCGGTGCAGACCTCACCGCTGGGCCTGGTGGCCTGCGGCGTCGGCGTGACCTTCTGCAACGCCTGGCTGACGTTCAGCTATCACTCGTACCAATGCGAGATGTTCCCCACGCATATCCGCGCGCGTGCAGTGGGGTTCTGCTACTCCTTCAGCCGCCTGTCGACAGTGTTCAGCAGCCTGATGATCGGCTTCTTTCTGGAGCACCTCGGCACACCGGGGGTATTGGCCTTTATCGTCACCAGCATGCTGATCGTGACCCTGACCATTGGCGGCTTCGGGCCACGCACCCGGAACCTTGCACTGGAAAATATTGCGCACTGA
- a CDS encoding GntR family transcriptional regulator produces the protein MTPLSSDERLPLYQRLRDQLAQQIADNRWRAGEAIPTEALLASEYGLSVGTVRKAIDMLVGERILERQQGRGTFIRRPQFHASLFRFFRFQTPDGERQIPQSQIFSVQSLQAPADVARALGLAPSTAVIRLQRLRLLDEQPVLAEDIWLPRERFKALLSVDLDTYGPLLYPIYEELCGQIVASADETLGAEAADDHRANLLGISPGSPVVVIERLARNHAGLALEWRRSHGRASHFRYSVQIR, from the coding sequence ATGACCCCACTCTCCAGCGACGAACGCCTGCCCCTCTACCAGCGCTTACGCGATCAGCTCGCCCAGCAGATTGCCGACAACCGTTGGCGCGCCGGCGAAGCCATTCCCACCGAAGCGCTGTTGGCCAGTGAGTATGGCTTGTCGGTCGGGACGGTGCGCAAGGCCATCGACATGCTGGTTGGCGAGCGCATCCTGGAGCGCCAACAAGGCCGCGGCACCTTTATCCGTCGTCCGCAGTTTCATGCCTCGCTGTTCCGTTTTTTCCGCTTCCAGACCCCGGATGGCGAACGACAGATTCCCCAGAGCCAGATCTTTTCGGTGCAGTCGCTCCAGGCCCCTGCTGATGTCGCTCGCGCCCTGGGCCTGGCGCCCTCCACTGCGGTGATCCGCCTGCAGCGCTTGCGTCTGCTCGACGAGCAGCCGGTGCTGGCCGAAGACATCTGGCTGCCGCGCGAGCGCTTCAAGGCGTTGCTGAGTGTCGACCTAGATACCTATGGCCCGCTGCTGTACCCCATTTACGAAGAGCTTTGCGGGCAGATCGTCGCCTCGGCCGACGAAACCCTGGGCGCCGAAGCCGCCGACGATCACCGCGCCAATCTGCTTGGCATCTCGCCCGGCAGCCCCGTAGTGGTGATCGAGCGCTTGGCGCGCAATCACGCCGGGCTTGCTCTTGAGTGGCGCCGTTCCCATGGGCGCGCCAGCCATTTCCGTTACAGCGTGCAGATCCGCTGA
- a CDS encoding amidohydrolase family protein: protein MSIFDEPKIDCHNHLFDPLHFPYRAQTLYRPAGQEIGTLAQFNRVLDAYGVKHALLVGPTSGYRTDNSLLLHALAQGQGRFKGIAVVEDDTSLERLAALKDAGVVGVAFNPAGEGTAVMAGVDGLFAKLAELDMFAQIQVKQDELLELLPLLERSTPRLLIDHCGRPQQKDGLNQPGFAALLRLADSGRACVKISGMQKFAHIDELFEQADRYVQALLRAFGPQACVWGSDWPFLREQSRIDYGPLLKYAEQFMPDAQVRRQVMWDTPRRLFGFA, encoded by the coding sequence ATGAGCATTTTTGATGAACCGAAGATCGACTGCCATAACCACCTGTTCGATCCGCTGCATTTCCCCTACCGCGCGCAAACCCTGTATCGCCCGGCCGGACAGGAGATCGGCACTCTGGCCCAGTTCAACCGCGTGCTCGATGCCTACGGCGTGAAGCACGCGTTGCTGGTCGGCCCTACCAGCGGCTATCGCACCGACAATTCGCTGCTACTGCATGCTTTGGCGCAAGGCCAGGGACGCTTCAAGGGCATTGCCGTGGTCGAGGACGATACGTCCCTGGAACGACTCGCGGCGCTCAAGGACGCTGGCGTGGTCGGGGTGGCCTTCAACCCGGCGGGCGAGGGCACGGCGGTAATGGCCGGGGTGGACGGGTTGTTCGCCAAGCTCGCCGAGCTGGACATGTTCGCGCAGATCCAGGTCAAGCAGGACGAACTGCTCGAACTGCTGCCATTGCTCGAGCGCAGCACGCCGCGGCTGTTGATCGATCACTGCGGGCGGCCGCAGCAGAAGGATGGCCTGAATCAGCCAGGGTTCGCGGCCTTGCTACGGCTGGCCGACAGTGGCCGGGCCTGCGTGAAGATCTCTGGTATGCAGAAGTTTGCCCACATCGACGAGCTGTTCGAGCAGGCCGATCGTTACGTGCAGGCATTGCTGCGGGCGTTCGGGCCGCAGGCATGTGTGTGGGGGTCGGACTGGCCGTTTTTGCGTGAGCAAAGCCGCATCGATTACGGGCCGCTGCTCAAGTATGCCGAGCAGTTCATGCCGGATGCACAGGTGCGTCGACAGGTGATGTGGGACACGCCGCGGCGATTGTTCGGATTTGCTTGA
- a CDS encoding amidohydrolase, with protein sequence MRSMDTTLPIRGVDAHAHVFTQALAFAGERRYTPQYDATLQDWRAVLDAQGVSHGVLVQPSFLGSDNSYLLEALMLAPERLRGVAVVDADVSQAQLQRMARLGVVGIRLNLMGKSLPDLGSEEWRPLLEQVAALGWHVELHRQIEDIPALVAALKPYGLKIVVDHFGRPHAAFGVAHPTFKALLALGGGDVWVKISGVYRLGGTDSENLAFAQAAIPLLIEHFGTERLMWGSDWPHTQFEDQVSYASQFELLAQLVPWPRQRQAILRDGAVALFGF encoded by the coding sequence ATGAGATCCATGGACACTACCTTGCCTATCCGCGGCGTCGACGCCCACGCTCATGTCTTCACCCAGGCCCTGGCCTTTGCCGGCGAGCGTCGCTACACCCCGCAATACGACGCTACCCTGCAGGACTGGCGCGCCGTGCTCGACGCCCAGGGCGTGAGCCACGGGGTGCTGGTGCAGCCTAGCTTTCTGGGCAGCGACAATTCCTATCTGCTCGAGGCGCTGATGCTGGCGCCCGAGCGCTTGCGCGGAGTGGCAGTGGTTGATGCGGATGTCAGCCAGGCGCAGTTGCAGCGCATGGCGCGCCTGGGGGTGGTGGGGATTCGCCTGAACCTGATGGGCAAAAGCCTGCCTGATCTAGGCAGCGAGGAATGGCGGCCGCTGCTCGAGCAAGTGGCGGCGCTGGGTTGGCACGTGGAGCTGCATCGGCAGATCGAAGACATCCCGGCCTTGGTGGCCGCGCTCAAGCCTTACGGCCTGAAGATAGTCGTCGACCATTTTGGCCGTCCGCACGCGGCCTTCGGTGTGGCCCATCCGACCTTCAAAGCCCTGCTGGCGCTGGGTGGCGGGGATGTGTGGGTGAAGATCTCCGGGGTGTACCGCTTGGGCGGCACCGACAGCGAGAACCTGGCATTCGCCCAAGCGGCCATACCGCTGTTGATCGAGCACTTCGGCACCGAGCGTTTGATGTGGGGCAGCGACTGGCCGCATACCCAGTTCGAGGATCAGGTCAGTTATGCCTCGCAGTTCGAATTGCTGGCGCAGTTGGTGCCTTGGCCGCGCCAGCGCCAGGCCATTCTGCGCGACGGTGCGGTGGCCTTGTTCGGTTTTTGA
- a CDS encoding MFS transporter, which yields MFKWYRDVTSRERKTFWACFGGWALDALEVQMFGLAIPALIAAFALSKGEAGAISSVTLITSALGGWVGGTLSDRYGRVRTLQWMILWFSLFTFLSAFVSGYEQLLVVKALQGFGIGGEWAAGAVLMAEAIQPKYRGKVMGTVQSAWAVGWGAAVGLFTLIYTFVPEAMAWRVMFVVGLLPALVIIYVRRQVPEPESFARKQKAQTGPQTFFASLAGIFRPELLRVTLLGGLLGLGAHGGYHAVMTWLPTFLKTEKHLSVLNSGGYLAVIIVAFFCGCVASGFMVDKIGRRKNIILFAFCCVATVQAYVFMDLSNTAMLFLGFPLGFFAAGIPASLGSLFNELYPADVRGAGVGFCYNFGRVLSAVFPFMVGHMSEHMSLGSAIGIDAGIAYGVAVIAALALPETRGRNLDTEMPATADPIAASTPSRA from the coding sequence ATGTTCAAGTGGTATCGAGACGTCACCTCGCGTGAGCGCAAAACCTTCTGGGCCTGCTTCGGCGGTTGGGCGCTCGATGCCCTGGAAGTACAGATGTTCGGCCTCGCCATCCCGGCCTTGATCGCGGCCTTTGCGCTGAGCAAGGGCGAGGCGGGCGCCATCAGCAGCGTGACCTTGATCACTTCGGCCTTGGGCGGCTGGGTCGGCGGTACCTTGTCGGACCGCTACGGCCGGGTACGTACCCTGCAATGGATGATTCTGTGGTTCTCCCTGTTCACCTTTCTGTCGGCGTTTGTCAGTGGCTATGAGCAATTGCTGGTGGTCAAAGCCCTGCAAGGCTTTGGTATCGGCGGTGAATGGGCAGCCGGTGCGGTGCTGATGGCCGAAGCCATTCAGCCCAAGTACCGCGGCAAGGTCATGGGCACGGTGCAAAGCGCCTGGGCAGTGGGCTGGGGAGCCGCTGTCGGGTTGTTCACGCTCATCTATACCTTCGTGCCCGAGGCCATGGCCTGGCGCGTGATGTTCGTGGTCGGGCTGCTGCCGGCGCTGGTGATCATCTACGTGCGCCGCCAGGTGCCGGAGCCCGAGAGCTTTGCCCGCAAGCAAAAGGCTCAGACCGGACCGCAAACCTTCTTCGCGTCGCTGGCCGGTATCTTCCGCCCCGAGTTGCTGCGGGTGACCCTGCTCGGCGGCCTGCTGGGCCTGGGCGCCCACGGCGGTTACCACGCGGTGATGACCTGGTTGCCGACCTTCCTCAAAACCGAGAAGCACCTGTCGGTACTCAACTCCGGCGGCTACCTGGCCGTGATCATCGTCGCGTTCTTCTGCGGTTGCGTGGCCAGTGGCTTCATGGTCGACAAGATCGGTCGGCGCAAGAACATCATCCTCTTCGCGTTCTGCTGCGTGGCCACGGTGCAGGCCTACGTGTTCATGGATCTGAGCAACACGGCAATGCTGTTTCTGGGCTTCCCGCTGGGTTTCTTCGCTGCCGGTATTCCGGCCAGCCTGGGTTCGTTGTTCAACGAACTGTACCCAGCCGACGTACGCGGTGCGGGCGTGGGCTTTTGCTACAACTTCGGCCGCGTGCTGTCGGCGGTGTTCCCGTTCATGGTCGGCCACATGAGCGAGCACATGTCGCTGGGCTCGGCCATCGGCATCGACGCCGGCATCGCCTATGGCGTCGCGGTGATCGCGGCCCTGGCGTTGCCGGAAACCCGCGGTCGCAACCTTGATACCGAGATGCCGGCCACAGCCGACCCGATCGCTGCGTCGACCCCTAGCCGGGCTTGA
- a CDS encoding EAL domain-containing protein — translation MLIGSFLTGSFSPSLVAISLCVAILASYTALDMVGRIATARGRAVLGWMVGGTLAMGIGVWSMHFIGMLAFELPLALGYDLTLTALSLLIALASSGFALWLVSRAQLTMSGVAMGALVMGAGIAAMHYTGMAALRMAPGIDYDPYLFGASLLIAVGAAAAALMIAFRLRRHTPYVRLIRSGAAVIMGVAIVGMHYTGMAAARFPVGSHCGALPGGLTGDSLAYLVLITTLAVLSIALVTSVLDARLESRTAQLALSLQQANQELTQLALHDNLTGLPNRMLLSDRISQAIQNVLDGHGCFALMFIDLDGFKPVNDAFGHHVGDELLRAVAQRLRVGLHGHDTLARIGGDEFVLLVALREPSDAMAVAAEQVNRLAQMFNVNDHDVQISASIGITLYPGGGDDQHQLLMNADAAMYHAKSVGKNGYCFFDASMNTDARKQLQLLQELRLAIELSQLRLYYQPKFDAASGAPVGAEALLRWEHPQRGLLLPASFIELAEKTGLIIPIGEWVLNEACRQMALWLEQGFTDWRMAVNLSALQFCHAGLVASVAQALARHRLPASNLTLEITETTAMSDADASMGVLQQLSTMGVDLSIDDFGTGYSSLMYLKRLPANELKIDRGFVRDLQQDSDDAAIVSAIVALGQALGLRIVAEGVETDQQQDFLTRLGCDALQGFLLGHPLPAQAFMADIQKAKAVIA, via the coding sequence ATGCTCATTGGTAGTTTTCTCACAGGAAGTTTTTCGCCTTCGCTGGTGGCCATTTCCCTTTGCGTGGCCATTCTGGCTTCTTATACCGCGCTGGACATGGTCGGGCGTATCGCCACCGCGCGCGGTCGTGCGGTGCTGGGCTGGATGGTCGGCGGCACTCTGGCGATGGGCATTGGCGTCTGGTCGATGCATTTCATCGGCATGCTCGCCTTCGAACTGCCCCTGGCGCTGGGCTACGACCTGACGCTTACCGCGCTCTCCCTGCTCATTGCCTTGGCGTCATCGGGCTTTGCACTCTGGCTGGTCAGTCGTGCACAACTGACCATGAGCGGCGTCGCCATGGGCGCACTGGTCATGGGCGCGGGCATCGCCGCCATGCATTACACCGGCATGGCCGCCTTGCGCATGGCCCCGGGCATCGACTATGACCCTTACCTGTTCGGTGCCTCCCTGCTGATTGCCGTCGGCGCGGCGGCGGCGGCCCTGATGATCGCCTTTCGCCTGCGCCGCCACACACCCTATGTGCGGCTGATCCGCAGTGGCGCGGCGGTAATCATGGGCGTCGCGATCGTCGGCATGCATTACACCGGCATGGCGGCGGCGCGCTTTCCGGTGGGCAGCCACTGCGGTGCGCTGCCAGGCGGTCTGACCGGCGACAGCCTGGCGTATCTGGTCTTGATTACCACCCTAGCGGTGCTGAGCATCGCCTTGGTCACCTCGGTGCTGGATGCTCGCCTGGAGTCGCGCACCGCACAGCTGGCGCTGTCGTTGCAACAGGCCAATCAGGAACTCACCCAACTGGCCTTGCACGACAACCTCACCGGCTTGCCGAATCGCATGCTGCTGTCCGATCGCATCAGTCAGGCGATCCAGAACGTACTGGATGGGCATGGCTGCTTTGCGCTGATGTTCATCGACCTCGATGGCTTCAAGCCGGTCAACGATGCGTTTGGCCATCATGTTGGCGACGAGTTGCTGCGCGCGGTGGCGCAACGCTTGCGGGTCGGCCTGCACGGCCACGACACCCTGGCGCGTATCGGTGGTGACGAGTTCGTGCTGCTGGTGGCGCTGCGCGAGCCCAGCGATGCGATGGCCGTGGCGGCCGAGCAGGTCAACCGGTTGGCGCAGATGTTCAACGTCAACGATCACGACGTGCAGATTTCCGCCAGCATCGGTATCACCCTGTACCCTGGCGGCGGTGACGATCAGCATCAGCTGCTGATGAATGCCGATGCGGCCATGTACCACGCCAAGAGCGTCGGCAAGAACGGCTACTGTTTTTTCGACGCCTCCATGAACACCGATGCGCGCAAGCAGTTGCAATTGTTGCAGGAGCTGCGCCTGGCCATCGAACTCAGCCAGTTACGGCTTTACTACCAGCCCAAGTTCGATGCTGCCAGCGGTGCGCCAGTGGGCGCCGAGGCGTTGCTGCGCTGGGAGCACCCGCAGCGGGGCCTGCTGTTGCCGGCCAGTTTCATCGAGTTGGCGGAAAAGACCGGGCTGATCATCCCCATCGGCGAGTGGGTGCTCAACGAGGCGTGCCGGCAGATGGCGCTGTGGCTGGAGCAGGGCTTCACCGACTGGCGCATGGCGGTCAACCTATCAGCGTTGCAGTTCTGCCATGCCGGCCTGGTCGCCAGCGTGGCCCAGGCGCTGGCGCGGCATCGGTTGCCGGCCAGCAACCTGACCCTGGAGATCACCGAAACCACTGCCATGAGCGATGCCGATGCGAGCATGGGCGTGCTGCAACAGTTGTCGACCATGGGCGTGGACCTTTCCATCGACGATTTTGGTACTGGCTACTCCAGCCTGATGTACCTCAAGCGCTTGCCCGCCAACGAGCTGAAGATCGATCGCGGTTTTGTCCGCGATCTGCAGCAGGACAGCGACGATGCCGCGATCGTTTCGGCCATCGTCGCTCTGGGCCAGGCGCTCGGGCTGCGGATTGTCGCCGAAGGGGTGGAAACCGACCAACAGCAGGATTTCCTCACGCGCCTTGGCTGTGATGCGTTGCAAGGCTTCCTGTTGGGGCATCCATTACCTGCCCAGGCCTTCATGGCCGATATTCAGAAGGCCAAAGCTGTCATAGCTTGA
- a CDS encoding MFS transporter, whose protein sequence is MASHDTHSHDSKQTKKATASGWVGSALEYYDFFIYAQAAALIFPQIFFPNSDPKIAIVASLATYGVGYVARPIGAFFLGHWGDTKGRKNVLLLCMFLMGFATMAVGLLPTYSQVGVWAPIMLVVLRLIQGFAVAGEISGASSMIMEHAPFGRRGYYASYTLQGVQAGQIFAAAIFLPLAYFMPDDMFNTWGWRIPFLLSAIVLVAGYIIRRTVEETPAFANVEAKQELTKSPIAEAFQKNWQNMGLVTCMALMNVIPVVATIFGAAYAVQPAYGIGFSKSVYLWIPVVGNIVAVLVIPFVGNWSDKIGRRPMIIGGALGSGLLSFGYLYAISVHNVPLAFCMSLLMWGVVYQGYNAVFPSFYPELFQTRYRVSAMAISQNVGTMITALLPALFAAVAPPGSDNIPMTVGAIAFGITCIAALAAFSAKETYRIPMSELGKRDAVPVQKKDYDVQRMSAAAKP, encoded by the coding sequence ATGGCTAGCCATGACACTCATTCGCATGACAGTAAGCAGACGAAAAAGGCAACCGCCAGCGGTTGGGTAGGCTCGGCCCTCGAGTACTATGACTTTTTCATCTATGCGCAGGCCGCTGCGCTGATCTTCCCGCAAATCTTTTTCCCCAACTCCGATCCCAAGATTGCCATCGTCGCATCGCTGGCTACCTACGGCGTGGGTTACGTTGCGCGTCCTATCGGTGCCTTCTTCCTGGGGCATTGGGGCGACACCAAAGGCCGCAAGAACGTCCTGCTGCTGTGCATGTTCCTGATGGGGTTCGCCACCATGGCGGTCGGCCTGCTGCCGACCTACAGCCAGGTCGGCGTGTGGGCACCGATTATGCTGGTGGTCCTGCGCCTGATCCAGGGCTTCGCGGTGGCCGGTGAGATATCCGGGGCGAGTTCGATGATCATGGAGCATGCGCCCTTCGGCAGACGCGGCTACTACGCCAGCTACACCCTGCAGGGCGTACAGGCCGGGCAGATCTTCGCCGCAGCGATCTTCCTGCCGCTCGCCTATTTCATGCCTGACGACATGTTCAACACCTGGGGCTGGCGCATTCCGTTCCTGCTCAGCGCTATCGTTCTGGTGGCGGGCTACATCATCCGCCGGACCGTGGAAGAAACCCCGGCGTTCGCCAACGTTGAAGCCAAGCAAGAACTGACCAAGTCGCCGATCGCCGAAGCCTTCCAGAAAAACTGGCAGAACATGGGCCTGGTGACCTGCATGGCGCTGATGAACGTGATCCCGGTGGTCGCGACCATCTTCGGTGCGGCATACGCGGTGCAGCCAGCCTATGGCATCGGCTTCTCGAAGAGCGTGTACCTGTGGATCCCGGTAGTAGGCAACATCGTTGCGGTACTGGTGATTCCGTTCGTGGGCAACTGGTCGGACAAGATCGGCCGTCGCCCGATGATCATCGGCGGGGCGCTGGGTTCGGGGCTGCTGTCGTTTGGTTACTTGTATGCCATCAGCGTGCACAACGTGCCACTGGCCTTCTGCATGTCGCTGCTGATGTGGGGGGTGGTGTACCAGGGCTACAACGCGGTGTTCCCAAGCTTCTACCCGGAGCTGTTCCAGACTCGCTACCGCGTATCGGCCATGGCCATTTCGCAGAACGTCGGCACCATGATCACCGCCCTGCTGCCAGCGCTGTTCGCCGCCGTGGCCCCGCCCGGCTCGGACAACATCCCGATGACCGTGGGCGCCATCGCCTTCGGGATTACCTGCATCGCCGCACTGGCAGCCTTCAGCGCCAAGGAAACCTACCGGATTCCGATGAGCGAGCTGGGCAAGCGTGATGCGGTCCCGGTGCAGAAGAAGGACTATGACGTGCAACGCATGTCGGCTGCGGCCAAGCCTTGA
- a CDS encoding SDR family oxidoreductase, translating into MAKVIVITGGSRGIGAATALLAARQGYRVCINYLSDEESAMRVLAEVRACGVHGIAVRADASNEDEVIRLFHRVDTELGAVTALVNNAATIAEQSRVEEMSEFRLLKMMKNNIVGPMLCAKHAIHRMSTLHGGSGGTIVNVSSAAARLGAPNEYVDYAASKGALDTFTIGMSKELASEGIRVNAVRPGYIHTDFHSLSGDANRVTKQESALPMGRGGRPDEVAEAIVWLSSELSSYVTGTFIDLAGGR; encoded by the coding sequence ATGGCCAAGGTCATTGTCATTACTGGCGGCAGTCGCGGTATCGGCGCTGCAACCGCGCTGCTGGCGGCCCGACAGGGCTATCGCGTGTGCATCAACTACTTGTCCGACGAGGAGTCGGCGATGCGTGTGCTGGCCGAGGTCCGTGCCTGTGGTGTGCATGGCATCGCGGTGCGCGCCGACGCCAGTAACGAAGACGAGGTCATTCGCCTGTTCCACCGCGTCGATACCGAGCTGGGCGCGGTGACCGCGCTGGTCAACAACGCCGCGACCATCGCCGAACAATCGCGGGTCGAGGAGATGTCAGAGTTTCGTCTGCTGAAAATGATGAAGAACAACATCGTTGGCCCGATGCTCTGCGCCAAGCATGCGATTCATCGCATGTCGACCCTGCATGGTGGCTCGGGTGGCACCATCGTCAACGTTTCGTCGGCCGCCGCCAGGCTAGGCGCGCCTAACGAGTACGTCGATTACGCGGCGTCCAAGGGCGCGCTGGACACCTTCACCATCGGCATGTCCAAGGAGCTGGCTAGCGAGGGTATTCGCGTCAACGCGGTGCGTCCGGGGTACATCCACACCGATTTCCACTCCCTGAGCGGCGATGCCAATCGCGTGACCAAGCAGGAGTCGGCGCTACCCATGGGCCGCGGCGGACGTCCGGACGAAGTGGCCGAAGCCATCGTCTGGCTCAGCAGCGAGCTGTCCAGCTATGTGACCGGGACCTTCATCGACCTGGCCGGCGGTCGCTGA